The Erigeron canadensis isolate Cc75 chromosome 1, C_canadensis_v1, whole genome shotgun sequence genome segment TTCAACTCAAATGAATTTGACCTTAATTGAATGCAATCATGTTTAAAGTCTAGTgaattcaaggtggatgatccttattattattgtttgaagtttttctttacttttatgcaaattgtcttttaaattttcttttaatttaattgtcaagAGAGAATTGAAGCAACACCCctttttccaaaccatttcatcaaacaactaaTCAATCCAATCCTTAAGAacgaacacggtcttaccttttaactatattacaaacggtTGGGTCCACTGCCCGTAAATACGTAGTAGTGTAGGAGGTTAtagtttaaaaatttaaagctcgatttggcACATCATCGTGCCCCCGACTTCAAATGTTTTTAATTGTGTAGACTTGAAATTGTGTATTAGTGGTGATGGACTGATAATGATGATCTGATTGATGATGGTGGTTTGACTACTTTGAGAAAGAAGATGATTAGATGCAGATGTACAgatttatttatgtagatatagaGGAGAGAGATGGTAAAGTTTCTTTGCTTTGCATCCtgcttatattttttaaaatttaacccttaaagtttatatttttgccAATTTCACCCAATAATTTATATTCCCATTtacatctatatttatatttatttaggaGTGTTTTTTTATcgttaaataaaaatcatacacaattacaaactttattatttttcatataataaatttgttatgtttataatttatttttatacttataatttaatagattattatttttctatatataaatattaattccgATATCTCtgacttttcaaaaaaaacttgTCTCCCCACCTCGTTGATCCGATCTAGATCCACAAGTTCTAGAACCTTAAATATAAGTGTGTTGTTCGTTAACGAAATTTTAGGGCATTTTCAAAATGTTTCGTTTTGGGCATCAAAAATCTCATGATTGAACCAGCTCATAAATCATTGTATTCGTGTAACCACCTTTGTCAACGTGCCCCCTgcatataaaaatcatacatcCGCCACTGAAATGTtgtaagttatttttattaacggtattataagtatttcaAATATGTATGGTTTTCAAGTGGGATGTTTAAAATAGTAAATATAGAAGGTATTGGCATTATAAGATTATCAATTTCttagttaaaagaaaaacaaatattttataatatagtatatcaCGATACTCGCGCAATGAGGCGTTGGTTGTGACGACGACGATGTGATGGTGAGGCGATTGTTGGTGGACAACGTCGAGTGATATAGgcaattaatgtaaaaataattgatttaaagggttaatggagataCTTTAATAGataaaaggattgatagtgtaatttaatgattaattttAAGATGGTAGTgtagatgaaaatattttaagaggtgttaggtgaaaatattacactCCTTTTCTATactttcaaaataacttttttaaaaaaaaattattatatagtatagataagtaggttttaggtaaaataaaacaagtattaatgtaaaacaaataaaacaataggtttttctatagtgataatcaccgtgcatcaaaaaaatcatagtatatcaattgtttcgtgaatcttcatgcatcaatttaaccatgatctaagggtcaagatcgtatcctatttgttttactttaatacttattttacaatacccaaccgcTAGATAAGTATTAAGAATATAACGGTCAGTATACCATAAATTGTTCTTATGAGCCAatcttttttaaacaaataaatgcCATATCGCATCATGCAAAGTTTCATTTCTAATgtgttatttatatatgatgagGATCGAATTAAAGTTAAAGTTAGacaatcttttaacttttaaaatgaaatcaaggatatagatttaaaaattaagtttgtttgttaattttaatccaaatgttaagattttttttccaattttagCTATAAAGATCCAACTTTAAAAGATCTTTACGGACTTATATATCGTtataatgaacttttaatatcGATTGTCATTTTACTAGTTCACTTTTAGCATTATTGTGCTAATATTATCTTTCATATTAATTGAGCAAAATAATGGATATATgatcaagttgattttattttcaaataagtTAGAGCAAAATAATGAATTGTGTCTTATGTATAGGTTGTAACAAGTATTTCTATATGGGCGTTATCCTGggagaaaaacaaaactctaACGACAAAAACATTAAGTCGAACAACAAAATAtgtgtgacaaaagttaagaaaacagAAGTTATGGTCAAaagtaaatgaaaataaaactttgGTAACAAAATTTAGCAACCAAAGTTATgtcataaaaaacaaataaaataaaactttcagAGCGAcacttaaaaaaacaaagttatgtggaaaaaagtacaaaagttaagaaCTTATACTTGAAAACAAAGTTTGTCTGgcgaaagtttaaaaaacaaaagttatgtaacaaaaaataaaaagaaaaatgttaaaaaaaaagaaaagaaaaaaagttttcgtgtcaaaagtttaaaaagaaaaagttatgtgctaaaaataagaaacaaataaagttttgatgggaaaaacttaaaaaccaaaagttatgtgtcaaaaagaaattaaagcaAAATTtggtggcaaaagttaaaaaacttaaacttgaaaacaaactCCGTTAGATACCCTTTTGTAACTATCGTTAGTTAGCCAAACAACACTTAACGGTCGTTATGACCGTTACTAAAATTGGCTGTACAACAACAACTTGTTCCTTATGTATTGGgggagtacttttagctacaatACTTCCGCTCCACATAGGCAAGTTGCTTTTTAGTATTTATAGATAATGTAGgcttaattttaattatataattgagTTTTTCAATTGTTTcgattattttctaaaaaaaataaaaatctaaaataaatatgaaatataatattaaagtatGTGGGGGTACGGGCACTAACCTAGACcttatatacatttattaagggtaatggTGTAATCGATTTTTTTCATCAGCATATTTTGGCATCTTGTTTTCCTTACATCCCATTTTTCAGCACAAAACGACAAGTAGCATCGGTTATATGTATCAGTTCTATGGTGTCGATCATTGTTTATACTGGCAGCATGCCATGTGACCAGATTTTTCTTGGTTGTAGTGCCAAGTTATGTTTGACGCCGGAAACCAAATTGTTAATTAATGGTTTTCGATTTTAAGGCTATTATTGtgtttttcttggcttctattgcTGAAAACGATGCCGAACCGATGTGTCGATGTTCCTTAACGTTCACCTTATTATTCTGGCTGGATCTGAAAtcctttttttacttttcagaTGATCCTTGTTTTCTCCGTTTAAGGGTTTTCAAGGCTGTCGAGTTTGAGGATTTGCATCTCCATGTATGAGGGTTTCCATGTCTTTCTCTTGAGTTTATTTTCATCGTTGACCATATGATTTTAGTTTCCGGCAACTCCTTTTTGGAGTTTCCGATCTTTGCTGATGCTATATGTTACCGTTGTTgctttatatgtttatataattacCGTTTATGGATATTCATTaatcaatattatttttaattactatGTGCTTAGCTTGGTATTGTTGTTATTGCGGCAGTGTAGTCGGAATCTTTATTTCGATTTTATGTTGTTGCTTTCTAATTGGTTGTCGGTGGTGATATCGTTGAACTAGTTTAGGTTGCTAGCTCTACATTAAATGGGTGATGATGTTAAcaatgttcgtaaaaatggaCTCGGATGATCTGGAGCTTATTGGAAACAAATgtattaacatttttataatatttattgaaattgaacattattttttaagttttccaggTACATTTATCAAAATTTGATGCTTTAAGCCACGgtttgtttacatataatatattttagcATGTGCACCCACCATTATTACTTTAATGGATAAGCCTTGGACTTGATCTCGATAGACCATAGAAGTCTTTGAATGATCCATTCAGAATATTTGCAATTATTTAACACATGAATTAAAGTAATCCATGCCTTAATCCACATTCCACAAGACTATTTTATAAGTAAGCTTATATCGATTCACATTATTAAAAGGTTTTCTAAAATTCTGATTAGCATCTAGTCTAGTAGACAATATTCAAACATTACCTCGTATGCTATAATAAAGTGTAGCCTTtgttataataatcataattaacCATAATGTATACTCCGTACAACATTTTGTTagaatgtctttttttttattttattttaacagcTATGAGTTTTATTGCTACAATGTTTCGACAAGACGCCATACATGAACAAAACGATTACAATTCCAATGTAAAAAATGGACTAATTGCCCATAAGGGCCATGGGTAACTACCCTTTCTATCTCGACTAGAAATCCAAAAATGCGATAATGAAACAATATCGTGGAAAACATCACTAACTGAATTATCGTCTGCATGATAGAATAGCTAAGAGCGCGTTTAGttggagaaaatgtttttaagtttttcatttttagttttctagaaaatgaaaaggtttttcatttttaaaaaacccttgaaaattttgaaaacgcgttcaaaataaaagatggagttttcattttttcattttagaaaactagaaaacatgttcaatctcacttgttttctaattttaggtttagaaaatagaaaagtgaaaacaaaaactgaaaaaaacagttctctaattttagtgcaaaagttgaaaaaaggaattttcattttctaagaaaatttttctaaaaaattacaatttgaatgcgttttctgttttccatgttttcatggaaaatgaaaatggaaaacaaaagaGTTTTCTTAAACTAAATGCACCCTAAGAGTCTTGTTAGAATGCCTTGACAGAAGTtgtttattgttatatatatatatatatatattcaaaacacaAGTTGGTATTTAGGTTTActtgtataaaatatataattttgttagttAATAAGTTGAATAATTAAACTCTTTGAAAGAAACACACCCCATAACCACGACGGCTTCAAAAGTATTAACAAagacaaaattgaaaatttgtcAAAATCAGTTGTTATCTAATTAAGTAATGACACCACAAACAAACAATAAAGATTGAAGACTTATTTGACAAAGAAACTCATTATTTTACCAATTAAATTAcgaacaaattaataatactatgaatcaatatcaatacaaatataatgtaatgttagtgcttaaaatttaattttgcaACAAATATTGGATCTCAAAAATCAAGATAATTGTCAATTGAGTGTGCCCACATATAAAGTTTGTTAAAGCACCACAaataagaaaagagaaaaagaaaaaaaaagaatattccCATGAGAGTATGGATTTGATTAATTTcgattaaaatatatacttgtgtgtgtgtgtgactgTGTGTTACCTAATCTAGCAAGTATGGGCACACGCCAAGTCCCCATTGGCAAGcaaacaaaaagtcaaaagtcaaTAAAACCcaataaaaaatgatgtaatcTTCACAAGTGGACAAAAAATCCCTTCAAATAAATTCTCATCCGCTCTCCTTGCAAACATTTCAAACACTCGCACTTCTCTTACCCCCTCTCTTAATTTGTAAATTCGATCCTAAAGCTAATTGTCTTATCATAtctaactcttttttttttttattttttaaattacttCTTGCCTAACAGATTAATAACGTagacttttatttaaataagatCGACTTGGTTAACATGGTTGGAAGGGACAATTCTAATCTCCCTCCCGGTTTTCGGTTTCATCCTACGGACGAAGAACTAATTATGTTTTACTTACGAAATCAAGCCTTGGCTAAACCCTGTCCTGTTTCCATAATCCCCGAGGTTGATATTTATAAGTTTGATCCTTGGGAGTTGCCTGGTTAGTACTTTTGatatttaatgttttatattttgttacatatgtttatatctacaagttaatattgttttgaacTTGTGACATGTAGAAAAAACGGAATTTGGAGAAAAAGAATGGTATTTCTTTACACCTCGTGACCGAAAATACCCAAATGGGATTCGACCCAATAGAGCAGCCGTTTCGGGATATTGGAAGGCAACGGGGACGGATAAAGCAATATATAGTGCATCAAAATATGTTGGTGTAAAGAAAGCTTTGGTGTTTTACAAAGGTAGACCTCCAAAGGGTGTTAAAACGGATTGGATTATGCATGAATATCGATTAAACGAATCAAGGTCACTACCTAATACTAAGAAAATTGGTTCTATGAGGGTAAGTCAACTTTCattatttatgattatttttttatcatcaatttGATTAGGAAATTAAACAATGAGCTAGCTAGAGTActtatattaatgtatttttttttatttcttttttttcagcTAGACGATTGGGTCTTATGTCgaatttacaagaaaaaaagtCCCGAAAAACCTTTGGAACAAATAGAAGAAGATACAAATGCCCAAAATGTGTCTAGTCATGACAAtaatattactaataataatgttatggAGTTGCAAACAATGAAAATTCCTAGGACATTTTCACTTGCTCATTTATGGGAGTTTGAATCTTTAGGATCGATTTCTCATCTTCTAGACGACCACAATGAAAACTatgacaacaacaacaacaacaacaacaacgggATAATGCCACAATCGTCAAGTTTATTCGATGAAACGAGACTAAGAGGACCACATTACGTCAAGTTTGAAGACAACCATCAAAATGGCAATTACTTGAACCAACAGACAAGTTTTTATAATCCAATGCTTGAGTTTCAATGATGTTtttatggaatgaaattgacataGAAGGATAATTCTGAATTTGGAGACAAATGgggcagaaaaaaaaaaaaaagaagataaagtATAGTGATAATTGTAAAATAGGACATATATGGAAGGTAAAAATAGGGGAGAAATCTCTTTATATATCAGTAGTTTTTTAATTGGAATGGAAATATTATTGTTTTCCATTGtggatatatattttgtatagataTGTTTTTAAAGGTTCTTTTAATACTTTCTGATTTTGTAACAATATTTGGCTTTTTCATAAGTTTCCACAACTTTGAATGTAAAAGtttcataactatatatatatatatatatatatatatatatatatatatatatatatatatatattacagatTTACAGGTAATCAGTTAATATTATTGACTTTGATTAAAAGATGGAATCATTAAAGGTAATATTGATCAATTCTTTTAAGTTATTAGCCTAATCCTTCTAATTAATaagattgtgacatgtgaaaaatcagaggttgagattaagaaagagaatatGTGATATCCACATGTCACCATCTAAAGCTATTATGAAGaattttaggctaattttttAAGAGCgtaaatcattttccatattgtTTACTCGTACTACATAAGATAAGAATCTATGTGGTGTTTTGTCATGCTTTGGGCCGAATATAATACTTGGTTTAGGTGATATGTACCAATGAAGAAAACTAGGTGATCGATAATCCTTAACATTAGCCACCTCTGGCGTTTGCAAAGTTATATACTTTGGACTTTAGCACTATATAGTTCCAGATtacccacatatatatatataaatccctATTCCTTCATTTAAATTTGTTGTCCTCAAGTCCATGTTGGCTACGATATTGattttaatactcgtatattcGGAATGGAAGGTGAGTACGTCTACAGAAAGAGTGAAATTTTGTGGTTGATCACGAGCCATATATAGCTCCCGAATCGAGATTCTTCGAGTCAAAATCTCTATGTTttgctgctttttttttttttaataatatccgtcccattttaattgtcacttttaaagtatttttcttttaattttgaccgtaaatatttatGTAAGTATTATAATACTTG includes the following:
- the LOC122608037 gene encoding NAC domain-containing protein 2-like is translated as MVGRDNSNLPPGFRFHPTDEELIMFYLRNQALAKPCPVSIIPEVDIYKFDPWELPEKTEFGEKEWYFFTPRDRKYPNGIRPNRAAVSGYWKATGTDKAIYSASKYVGVKKALVFYKGRPPKGVKTDWIMHEYRLNESRSLPNTKKIGSMRLDDWVLCRIYKKKSPEKPLEQIEEDTNAQNVSSHDNNITNNNVMELQTMKIPRTFSLAHLWEFESLGSISHLLDDHNENYDNNNNNNNNGIMPQSSSLFDETRLRGPHYVKFEDNHQNGNYLNQQTSFYNPMLEFQ